One genomic segment of Microbacterium sp. ProA8 includes these proteins:
- a CDS encoding Gfo/Idh/MocA family oxidoreductase → MTDTLRCAIVGTGAIAHAHAQAIAAYPNAQLVAVSDLSRESASAFADKFGGPTVYEDLDSLLEAEHPDVVHVCTPPVAHRDQAVAASAAGAHVIVEKPPAPSLEELDEMRAAASSAGRELVVVFQQRTGTAAAHVKHLLDDGAFGRPLIAQCQTLWFRDPAYFAVPWRGKWETEGGGPTLGHAIHQIDLLAFLLGEWESVQARLWRLDRETQTEDASTATVAFANGAIASVVTSAVSPRETSSIRIDTQRATITVDHLYGHGHENWRITPAPGFEDQARDWALPDAEEPSSHDVLIRDVFDALRAGGPLPAVGDQPARSFELVAAIYASAAGDGAVVTPDALASHPTHRRGFASPVGDRRGPAATP, encoded by the coding sequence GTGACCGACACCCTCCGCTGCGCGATCGTCGGAACCGGAGCGATCGCCCACGCCCACGCTCAGGCCATCGCGGCGTATCCGAATGCGCAGCTCGTCGCGGTCAGCGATCTCTCCCGCGAGTCCGCGTCGGCCTTCGCGGACAAGTTCGGCGGTCCCACGGTGTACGAGGACCTCGACAGCCTGCTCGAGGCGGAGCACCCCGACGTCGTGCACGTCTGCACTCCCCCGGTGGCCCACCGCGACCAGGCCGTCGCGGCATCGGCCGCCGGCGCGCACGTCATCGTCGAGAAGCCGCCGGCGCCGAGCCTCGAAGAGCTCGACGAGATGCGCGCCGCGGCATCCTCGGCGGGGCGCGAGCTCGTCGTGGTGTTCCAGCAGCGCACGGGCACCGCCGCCGCGCACGTCAAGCACCTGCTCGACGACGGCGCCTTCGGGCGCCCGCTCATCGCCCAGTGCCAGACGCTGTGGTTCCGCGATCCCGCGTACTTCGCGGTGCCGTGGCGCGGCAAGTGGGAGACCGAGGGCGGGGGCCCGACACTGGGCCACGCCATCCACCAGATCGATCTGCTGGCCTTCCTCCTCGGAGAGTGGGAGAGCGTGCAGGCGCGGCTCTGGCGCCTCGATCGAGAGACGCAGACCGAGGATGCCTCGACCGCGACCGTCGCGTTCGCGAACGGCGCGATCGCCTCGGTCGTCACGAGTGCCGTGTCACCCCGCGAGACCAGCTCGATCCGCATCGATACGCAGCGCGCGACGATCACCGTCGACCACCTGTACGGACACGGGCACGAGAACTGGCGCATCACTCCGGCCCCCGGCTTCGAAGACCAGGCCCGCGACTGGGCGCTCCCCGACGCCGAGGAGCCCAGCAGCCACGACGTGCTCATCCGCGACGTCTTCGACGCGCTGCGCGCCGGCGGCCCCCTCCCCGCGGTCGGCGACCAGCCCGCGCGGTCGTTCGAGCTCGTGGCGGCGATCTACGCCTCTGCCGCCGGCGACGGCGCGGTCGTGACCCCGGACGCGCTCGCCTCCCACCCCACGCACCGGCGCGGCTTCGCCAGCCCGGTCGGCGACCGCCGCGGACCGGCCGCCACGCCGTGA
- a CDS encoding ABC transporter ATP-binding protein → MTQKAFTGAIRTISIAQGPRPGRSVLRLLARRPGRMTIAILAFACKEIPLWFLPVVTAQIIDLVATGGEVSTVLIWFSVAAVLLVQNYPMHIVYTRNFMTVVRDTGADLRNALAARLQSLSIGYHTRVSSSIVQTKVVRDVENVELMLQQVTHPLLSATMVLIGAIVMTAIAVPQFLPVYALAVPIALGLRAALSRRSRARNEVFRREVEGFAARVGEMASLIPVTRAHGLERTAVSRVQAGADGVRRAGLDLDMLNGHVASISWVAMQLLGLGCLVLAAIFALTGILPITPGEVVLLSSYFTLLTSGLTALLMLIPVGARGLESMRSISEVLQEPDLEQNEGKSAVARVGGHLELRHVSHRYDGADRDAVHDVSLDIPPGETVAFVGSSGSGKSTMLNLVLGFVRPTSGRILLDGADMQDLDLRTVRQSVSVVPQESVLFEGTIRENIAYGLDDVSDERLRAALRDANAAEFVDRLPENWDTVVGERGARLSGGQRQRLAIARALVRDPRILLLDEATSALDPESEELVKEALNRLMRGRTTLVVAHRLSTIRQADRIVVLEHGEVVEIGAHDELLAAGGRYAHLHATQSGLAR, encoded by the coding sequence GCCTGCAAGGAGATCCCGCTGTGGTTCCTGCCGGTGGTGACCGCGCAGATCATCGACCTCGTCGCGACCGGCGGCGAGGTGTCGACGGTGCTGATCTGGTTCAGCGTGGCGGCGGTGCTCCTCGTGCAGAACTACCCCATGCACATCGTCTACACCCGCAACTTCATGACGGTGGTGCGCGACACCGGCGCCGACCTCCGCAACGCCCTCGCCGCGCGGCTGCAGAGCCTGTCGATCGGGTACCACACGCGGGTGAGCTCCTCGATCGTGCAGACCAAGGTCGTGCGCGACGTCGAGAACGTCGAGCTCATGCTGCAGCAGGTGACGCACCCGCTGCTGTCGGCGACCATGGTGCTCATCGGCGCGATCGTCATGACGGCGATCGCGGTGCCGCAGTTCCTGCCCGTCTACGCCCTCGCGGTGCCCATCGCCCTGGGGCTGCGCGCCGCCCTCAGCCGCCGTTCGCGGGCGCGCAACGAGGTGTTCCGCCGCGAGGTCGAGGGGTTCGCCGCCCGTGTCGGCGAGATGGCGTCGCTCATCCCGGTCACCCGCGCCCACGGCCTCGAGCGCACCGCCGTCTCGCGGGTTCAGGCCGGCGCCGACGGCGTGCGGCGCGCGGGCCTCGACCTCGACATGCTCAACGGGCACGTCGCGTCGATCTCGTGGGTCGCGATGCAGCTCCTGGGACTCGGATGCCTCGTGCTCGCGGCGATCTTCGCGCTCACCGGCATCCTCCCCATCACGCCGGGCGAGGTCGTGCTGCTGTCGTCGTACTTCACGCTGCTCACGTCGGGACTGACGGCGCTGCTGATGCTCATCCCGGTCGGCGCGCGCGGGCTCGAGTCGATGCGGTCGATCTCGGAGGTGCTGCAGGAGCCCGACCTCGAGCAGAACGAGGGCAAGAGCGCGGTCGCCCGGGTGGGCGGCCACCTCGAGCTGCGGCACGTGTCACACCGCTACGACGGCGCCGACCGGGATGCCGTCCACGACGTCTCGCTCGACATCCCGCCCGGCGAGACCGTGGCCTTCGTGGGCTCGTCGGGCTCGGGCAAGTCGACGATGCTCAACCTCGTGCTCGGCTTCGTGCGCCCGACGTCCGGACGCATCCTGCTGGACGGCGCCGACATGCAGGACCTCGACCTCCGCACGGTGCGCCAGTCGGTGTCGGTGGTGCCGCAGGAGTCGGTGCTGTTCGAGGGCACGATCCGCGAGAACATCGCCTACGGCCTCGACGACGTGTCGGACGAGAGGCTCCGCGCGGCGCTGCGCGACGCCAACGCCGCCGAGTTCGTCGACCGTCTGCCCGAGAACTGGGACACCGTCGTCGGCGAGCGCGGCGCGCGGCTCTCGGGCGGGCAGCGGCAGCGGCTCGCCATCGCGCGGGCGCTCGTGCGCGATCCTCGGATCCTCCTCCTCGACGAGGCGACGTCGGCGCTCGACCCCGAGTCGGAGGAGCTCGTCAAAGAGGCGCTCAACCGCCTGATGAGAGGCCGTACGACCCTCGTCGTGGCGCACCGCCTGTCGACCATCCGCCAGGCCGACCGCATCGTCGTGCTGGAGCACGGCGAAGTCGTCGAGATCGGCGCCCACGACGAGCTGCTCGCCGCGGGCGGCCGCTACGCCCATCTCCACGCGACGCAGTCCGGCCTCGCCCGCTGA